The nucleotide window CATGGTCACACCCCTCGACAAAGTCCTCTACACCGCCAAGGCCCACAGCAAGGGCGGCCGCGACGGCAGCGCGCGCAGCGACGACGGCCTGCTGGATGTCAAGCTGGACCCGCCGCCGTCGATGGGCGGCAAGGGCCAGGGCACGAACCCCGAGCAACTGTTTGCCGCCGGCTATTCGGCCTGCTTTCTGGGCGCGCTGAAGGCGGTGGCCGACAAGCAGAAGGTCAAGCTGCCCGACGACCGCAGCATCGACGCCGAAGTCGACATCGGCCCCACGTCCCACGGCTTCGGCATCGCCGTGCGCATGACGGTGCACCTGCCCGGCATGGAGCGCAAACAGGCGCAGGCGCTGGTCGATGCGGCGCACCAGGTGTGCCCGTACTCCAACGCCACGCGGGGCAATATTCCGGTGGAATTGACGCTGGGCTGAAGCAGCTGTCAGTGCGTGGGCGGCGGCATTTCGCCGCTCGCGCGGATCGCCGCCGCACCGGCTTCGGCGCGCAGCAGCTCTTCGGTGCTGGTATGCGTCTGGATCGCCAGCACCTCGGCGCGCAGGCTGGCGATGTCGCGCTTGATGCCGGACATCTGGCGCAGCAGGTCGCGCTCGATCTGGCGCTCTTCCTCGTCCACCTCGCGCTCGACGAAGATCGCCGCCAGCGAGGCCGTGACCAATGACAGTACCGCCAGCCCCAGCAGCACCACCACGAAGGCGAACAGGCGCGAGCCGAAGGTGGACGGCACCACGTCGCCATAGCCCACCGTGGCGGCGGTGGTGAAGGACAGCCACAGGCCATCGCTCAAGGTCTTGATGCGCGGATCGAGCATCCAGAAGCCGACACCGCCGAAACCCAGGATCACGCAGGCCAGCACCAGTGAATAGACCAGGCCGCGCCGCACGATGTGGCGCTGCCGGTCGCGCAGGCGCTGGCGTCGGGAGCTCATGGGGCGATTTTGCTACGGCGCGCCACGGCACCGCCCCGGGCCACATCAAACTTTGCAGCGCGCGTCAGCGCGACAGCGACAGCTGCTTCAACGCGCCCAGCACGTCAGCGACGCTGAGAATTTCGCTCAACACCAGCGGCGGCTGGCCGGGGGCTTGCAGCACGTACACCGGCACGCCGCTGCGGCCCAGCCGGGTCAGCTCGGCGGTGATGGCGGCGTCGCGCCGTGTCCAGTCGGCGCGCAGGGTTTGCACCTTGGCGGCGTCCAGCGCGGCCAGCACCTCGGGGTGGGCCAGCGTGGTCTTCTTGTTGTACTGGCAGGTCACGCACCAGGCGGCGGTGAAGTCCACGAACACCGGCTGACCGGCACCCAGTACCGTCTGCACGCGCGCGGCCGACCACGGCTGCCAGCGCGCGTCGGGCGCCTCGGCCGCCAGCGCGGCCGGCTCCACGGTTTTGATGACATTCGGGCCGAGAGTCGTAGCCAGGAAAGCACCTATAGCTATAGAAATAGTAGCAATCACGATCCGCGCCCGGCCCGACAACCCAAGCGCCCACAGCACCAGCGCCAGCGTCACCAGCAGCGCCAGCAGCGCGCCCGCGCCGTCGATGCCTGTCTGCTGGCCCAGCACCCACAGCAGCCAGACGGCGGTGCCGAACATCGGGAAGGCCATGAACTTCTTGAACGTGTCCATCCACGCGCCCGGCCTGGGCAGCAGGCGCGCCACCGCCGGCCACCAGCTGGCCGCCAGGTAGGGCAGCGCCATCCCGAAGCCGATGGCGGCAAAGATCAATAGCGCCTGCACCGCAGGTAGCCCCACCGCCAGCCCGAGCGACGCACCCATGAAGGGCGCGGTGCAGGGCGAAGCCACCGCCACGGCCAGCATGCCGGTCAGGAACGAATTGGCCACCGGATTGCGCGCCTCCAGCGTGGCCAGACCGCTGGGCAGAAAGTGGCCGAACTCGAACACGCCCGCCAGGTTGAGCCCGATCACGGTGAACAGCACCGTCAGCGCCGCCACCACGGCGGGCGATTGCAGCTGAAAGCCCCAGCCCAACTGCTGCCCCGCCGCGCGCAGCGCGAGCATCAGCGCGCCCAGCGCCAGAAACGACAGCACCACACCGGCGGTGTAGGCCAGGCCGCTGGTGCGGTGCGCGCGCCGGTCGTCGGCGTGCTGCGTGAAACCCAGCACCTTGATCGCCAGCACCGGAAACACACAGGGCATCAGGTTGAGCACCAGGCCGCCGATCAGCGCGCCCAGCAACGCCAGCGCGAAGGTGGCGGCGGGCACGGCGGTGGTACCCGCGGGCAGCACCGGCGCGGCGGCGCCGGCGTTGGCTTTCAACGCCGCCTCCAGTGCGGGCGAGACCACGGCCACCGGGTTGATGACGGGCCAGGTGCCGGTCACCGGCGCGTCGGCACGCCAGCCCTGGCCGCCCGCCACCAGCACCAGCGGCATGCGCTCGGGCGATTCGGCGCGGTCGGGCGAGACGGGGATGTCGGCCGTCCACACGTCGCCGTCCCATTGCTGGCGCCAGTCGCGCTCGCCCAGCGGCTGACCGGGCGGGGCCAGCGTGGCGGCGGTGACGATGACGTTGGGCGTTTCGGGAAACAGATCCAGCGGCTGCCCACGCACGCGGGCGGGCAGACCGGCCACGCGCACCGACAGGCGCTTGCCGCCGTCTTTCAGCGTCACCTGATGCGCGCCCTCAACAGCGATTGGCTGTGCCTTCAACGCGGCGTCAAACGCCGCGCCGTGCAGGGCCGTCGAGCTGCGCAGCGGAATCTTCAGCGCAAATTCGCCCTCCTGCGGAATGCACTCTTGCCGGCAGACCAGCCAGGTCGCCTTCAGCTTCACGTCGAGCGCATCGGCCATCACGCCGGGCTTGAATTCGGGCGTGACGATGAGTGGCACCGGCAGCAGCACCGTGCCTTCGTAGCCATAGTTGGCCAAGTGGCCGATGGGAATCTTCCTGGGCACAGGCCAGGCGATGTCGCCGGCCATCACACCGGGCGGCAGCGTCCACTGCAGTTCAGTCGGCATGCCGGAATCGCCGGCGTTCTTCCAATACGTGTGCCACTGGGGCGCATGGGTGATCTGCAGCCCGACCCACAACGGCTGACCAGCGACGGCCTCGGGCGCCAGACCCACGGGCACGCCCTGCGGCGCGTGGGCCAGCAGCGTGGCCTGCACCTGGTCGGTGCGCACCACTTCGGACTGAGAGTGATTCTGGGCATTGGCGCCCGTCCACCAAGCGCTGGCAGCCACAAAAAACGCAGCAATCAATGGGGTGGACAAGCGGCGCATGGAGTTCATTGGGGCAAGCAGGCAGCAAGGTGGGAGCACAACGCGGCCCTAAGGTTCCGCCATTCGCACGAACGTGCGCGCCATCGTCCTACGCCCGGAGGCTGTGCGAATTTCACGAAAGACGGACTTTTGACCAGCACGATGTCACGATCTCGCAAAGCCCCAAAAACTCAAACAACACCTTGTTGGGCTGTTCTTTTGCGTCCTTCGCGAATCCTTCGCGCCTTCTGCGTCCGATTTTCGTTTTTGGTTTTCCGCGGACGCCGCCGCTTACGAATGACTGCGAAACACCTGACTGCTGCCATCGCGCAGCACCAGCAGCGTGTCGTACTTGTCGCGCCGCCCGCCATACACCGGGCCGTCCATGCCGGGTGAACCCACCGGCATGCCCGGCACGGCCAAACCCAGCGCCATCGGCTTCTCACGCAGCAGGCGCCGCACATCGTCGGCATGCACGTGGCCTTCCACCACATAGCCGCCCACCAGCGCGGTATGGCACGAGCCGTATCGGGCCGCAAGCCCCAGGCGAGCGCGTACCGCGTGGTGGCCGGTGTCGTGCGCCGTGACCGTGAAACCGTGCTGCTTCATGTGCGAGATCCAATCCCCGCAGCAGCCACAGCTGGCATCCTTCCACAGCTCAACGCGTGCCGGTTCAACGCGTTTTTGCGCCCACGCAGAGGGCAGCAAGGCCGCCCCGGCGGCAGCGGCAAAAGCGCCCAGGGCGCGGCGGCGACAGGGATGTGAAGAATTCATGGCTTGATCTCCCGAAGAACGGCAGCGGTGCCTGCGTGCGGCAATCGCAGGCACACTGGCACCTTTCACCGGCATTGTCCCGCAGCGCCTCGGCCGCTGCAGCACCAAACCCCGATGTCCTCTTTTCAGCCGCGGGCCTCATCCATGGATGCCACGGCGCCGGCCACGCGCCTGGCGGCCTTGCTGGCCACCGCATGCGCTCTGCTGCTGGGGCTGCTGGCGGCCGTCAGTCTGCTGGCGCTGCACCTTCACTTTGAAGCGCGCGACCGCGCGTTGCTGCACACGCACCTGCAGGCGGCGCGAGCGCTTCTGGTGGGGATGGACAACACCGCCGCCCTGACGGCCTTGCCGGCGCGCTTCGAGGCCGCGTTTGCCGACGAGCCAGCGCTGGCCGTCCGCGTGCAGGGCGCCTACGGACAGCCGCTGTACGAACAAGGGCCCGCGGCCGGCCTGCCTCCCGCGCTGCTGACGCGGCCCAGCGTCAGCGCGCAGCCGGCGCCGCTAGTCACCTGGCGCGGCGGCGATGGCCGCACCTGGCGCGGCAGCGCGCTGGCGATGCGCCTGCCGCTGGAAGGTGCGTCGACGCTGACGGTGGCGATGGCGCTGGACATCGAGCCGCACGAGTCCTTCATGGCCAGCTTTCGCTGGACGCTGATCGGCTACGTGCTGCTGGCGGTGGCGGCGTTTGCGCTGCTGGCGCGCTGGGCGGCGGGGCGGGCACTGGCGCGTTCAGCGCGCCCCGGGGCTATCGCCTCAACACCCATAGGTGTCAACGAACCCGCGCTCGATCCCCACCGGTAATCGAGGTGAACTGAGCGCGGCCCCGCGCGTCAGCCGCGCGCCAGCAGCGCGCTCACCTGTTCATGCAGCGCTTCGGGCGCGACCTGCGCGGCCAGCACCGCCGCGCCCACATTCAACCCCACCCGGCTGAACATGCCGCGTCTGAAGGGCCGCACCATGGCGCCTTCTTTCTCGATGCGGCTGAAGTACGAGCCCCACAGGTTGGTCAGCGCCATCGGCACCACGGGCACCCGCAGGCCATCGGCCCGCGCGCGTTCAAGGATCTTCATCACGCCGCCCTTGAACGGCTGCAGTTGCCCGTCGCGCGTGATGCCCCCTTCGGGGAAGATGCCAAGCAAATCGCCCTCGCGCAGCACCTCGGCCGCCTGGTCGAAGGCGCGCTGATAGGCCGCCGGATCTTCTTTTTGCGGCGCGATCGGGATGCACCTGGCCAACTTGAACAGCCACCCCAGCACCGGCACCTTGAAGATGCGGTGGTCCATGATGAAGCGGATCGGGCGCGGGCTGGCGGCCATCAGCAGCACGGCGTCGACAAAGCTGACGTGGTTGGCCACCAGCACGGCGGGGCCGCCGGTCGGAATGTGCTGCTCGCCCGTGACCTTGAAGCGGTACACCAGCCGGGTGAGAACCCACGAGACAAAACGCAGCAAGTATTCCGGCACCAGCATGAAGATGTAGAACGCCACCACCGCGTTGGCCAGCGCCACCACCAGGAACACCTGCGGGATGCTGAAGCCCGCCTTCAGCAACAGCCCCGCCATCACGCTGCTGGCGATCATGAACAGCGCGTTCAGGATGTTGTTGGCGGCGATGATGCGCGCGCGGTGCGTGGGCGCGCTGCGCAACTGGATCAGCGCGTACATCGGCACGCTGTAAATGCCCGCCGACAGCGCCAGCAACGCCAGATCGGCCATCACGCGCCAATGCGCGGGCTGGGCCAGAAAGCTGGTCAGCGTGTGTCCGCCGGCGACCGGCGGCAGGCCGCTGGCGGCGAAGTACAAGTCCACGCCAAACACCGTCATACCGATGGCGCCCAGCGGCACCAGGCCGATCTCGACGTGGCGGTGGCTGAGCATCTCGCACAGCAGCGAGCCGATGCCAATGCCGACGGAGAACACCACCAGCAGCAGCGAGGCGACCTGCTCGTTGCCATGCAGAACCTCCTTGGCGAAGGCCGGAAAATTGCCCAGGAACACCGCGCCGAAAAACCACATCCAGCTGATGCCCAGCAGTGAGCGGAACACCGCGATCTGCTCGTGCGCGAGCTTGAGGTTGCGCCAAGTTTCGGTCACCGGATTCCAGTTGATGACCAAGCCCGGATCGGTGGCCGGCGCGCGCGGCACGAACTGCGCCACGGCGCGCCCGGCCAGCGCCAGCACCACGCAAGCGATGGCCACCGACGCGTGCCCCACCCGCGGCATCGCCACCAGAAGCCCGCCCACGACGTTGCCCAGCAGGATGGCGACGAAGGTGCCCATCTCGACCATGCCGTTGCCGCCGGTCAATTCGCGCTCGTTCAGCACCTGCGGCAGATAGGCAAACTTCACCGGCCCGAAGAGGGTGGAATGCAACCCCATCAGGAACACGCAACCCAGCAGCACCGGCACGTTGGCGGCGATGAAGGCCCACGCCGCCAGCAACATGATGGCGATCTCCAGATCCTTGACCAGACGGATCATCAGCGTCTTGTCGTACTTGTCGGTCAGCTGGCCGCTGGTGGCCGAGAACAGCAGAAACGGCAAGATGAACAGCGCGCCAATCGCCAGCCCCGCCATGGCCGGTGGCAGCCAGCCCACGCTGAGCTGGTAGGTCACCATCACCGTGAAGGCAAACTTGAACAGGTTGTCGTTGGCGGCGCCGGCAAACTGCGTCCAGAAGAAGGGCGCGAAGCGGCGCTGCTTGAGCAGCGCGAACTGGTTGGGCGCGCCGTGCGCATCGGTGGCGTGCAGGGGCGTGTCGGGCGCAAGGGCGCCGGGGTTCTGGCTCATGGCGAGAGGGTCTCCTCGGAGGGAATGCTTAGGCTGAACCGACGCAAAAGGGGAATTTCTCCCGGCGCCATGCAGGACGCGTCACCGTCAAGTGCAAGGCGAATGGCGTCAGCCCTGTTTGATTTTTTGGTCAACGCATTGTGACGCGCGCCGCCGGCACCGGGCCCGCCCACGCGGCGCGTTGCAGCGCGCGCACCACAGGCCAGGCGGCCCACGCGGCGGCGACATGCTTGGCGCTGTGGCCCGAGATGAACTCCTGCGTCAGCGCAAAGACGGGCGCATCGGCCAGCTCCAGCACCTTGGCCACGGCATAGAACGCGATCACACCAACGATTGAAAAGCCCAGCGCGCGCGGCTGCGGGCGGCGCAGCGCCAGCGCGGCCAACAGCACCAGACCGCCGCCTTGCAGCACGGCCCACGGCGT belongs to Ottowia testudinis and includes:
- a CDS encoding DUF411 domain-containing protein, with protein sequence MNSSHPCRRRALGAFAAAAGAALLPSAWAQKRVEPARVELWKDASCGCCGDWISHMKQHGFTVTAHDTGHHAVRARLGLAARYGSCHTALVGGYVVEGHVHADDVRRLLREKPMALGLAVPGMPVGSPGMDGPVYGGRRDKYDTLLVLRDGSSQVFRSHS
- a CDS encoding organic hydroperoxide resistance protein; translated protein: MVTPLDKVLYTAKAHSKGGRDGSARSDDGLLDVKLDPPPSMGGKGQGTNPEQLFAAGYSACFLGALKAVADKQKVKLPDDRSIDAEVDIGPTSHGFGIAVRMTVHLPGMERKQAQALVDAAHQVCPYSNATRGNIPVELTLG
- a CDS encoding potassium channel family protein; this encodes MSSRRQRLRDRQRHIVRRGLVYSLVLACVILGFGGVGFWMLDPRIKTLSDGLWLSFTTAATVGYGDVVPSTFGSRLFAFVVVLLGLAVLSLVTASLAAIFVEREVDEEERQIERDLLRQMSGIKRDIASLRAEVLAIQTHTSTEELLRAEAGAAAIRASGEMPPPTH
- a CDS encoding protein-disulfide reductase DsbD family protein, coding for MNSMRRLSTPLIAAFFVAASAWWTGANAQNHSQSEVVRTDQVQATLLAHAPQGVPVGLAPEAVAGQPLWVGLQITHAPQWHTYWKNAGDSGMPTELQWTLPPGVMAGDIAWPVPRKIPIGHLANYGYEGTVLLPVPLIVTPEFKPGVMADALDVKLKATWLVCRQECIPQEGEFALKIPLRSSTALHGAAFDAALKAQPIAVEGAHQVTLKDGGKRLSVRVAGLPARVRGQPLDLFPETPNVIVTAATLAPPGQPLGERDWRQQWDGDVWTADIPVSPDRAESPERMPLVLVAGGQGWRADAPVTGTWPVINPVAVVSPALEAALKANAGAAAPVLPAGTTAVPAATFALALLGALIGGLVLNLMPCVFPVLAIKVLGFTQHADDRRAHRTSGLAYTAGVVLSFLALGALMLALRAAGQQLGWGFQLQSPAVVAALTVLFTVIGLNLAGVFEFGHFLPSGLATLEARNPVANSFLTGMLAVAVASPCTAPFMGASLGLAVGLPAVQALLIFAAIGFGMALPYLAASWWPAVARLLPRPGAWMDTFKKFMAFPMFGTAVWLLWVLGQQTGIDGAGALLALLVTLALVLWALGLSGRARIVIATISIAIGAFLATTLGPNVIKTVEPAALAAEAPDARWQPWSAARVQTVLGAGQPVFVDFTAAWCVTCQYNKKTTLAHPEVLAALDAAKVQTLRADWTRRDAAITAELTRLGRSGVPVYVLQAPGQPPLVLSEILSVADVLGALKQLSLSR
- a CDS encoding MFS transporter; amino-acid sequence: MSQNPGALAPDTPLHATDAHGAPNQFALLKQRRFAPFFWTQFAGAANDNLFKFAFTVMVTYQLSVGWLPPAMAGLAIGALFILPFLLFSATSGQLTDKYDKTLMIRLVKDLEIAIMLLAAWAFIAANVPVLLGCVFLMGLHSTLFGPVKFAYLPQVLNERELTGGNGMVEMGTFVAILLGNVVGGLLVAMPRVGHASVAIACVVLALAGRAVAQFVPRAPATDPGLVINWNPVTETWRNLKLAHEQIAVFRSLLGISWMWFFGAVFLGNFPAFAKEVLHGNEQVASLLLVVFSVGIGIGSLLCEMLSHRHVEIGLVPLGAIGMTVFGVDLYFAASGLPPVAGGHTLTSFLAQPAHWRVMADLALLALSAGIYSVPMYALIQLRSAPTHRARIIAANNILNALFMIASSVMAGLLLKAGFSIPQVFLVVALANAVVAFYIFMLVPEYLLRFVSWVLTRLVYRFKVTGEQHIPTGGPAVLVANHVSFVDAVLLMAASPRPIRFIMDHRIFKVPVLGWLFKLARCIPIAPQKEDPAAYQRAFDQAAEVLREGDLLGIFPEGGITRDGQLQPFKGGVMKILERARADGLRVPVVPMALTNLWGSYFSRIEKEGAMVRPFRRGMFSRVGLNVGAAVLAAQVAPEALHEQVSALLARG